In Pseudomonadota bacterium, one genomic interval encodes:
- a CDS encoding DUF4433 domain-containing protein: protein MNPSIYHITHVDNLAAIVASGGLISDAAMIQRGGPTAPIGMQGIKQRRLGLPVASHPGTSVGDYVPFYFCPRSIMLFVIHCANHPELTYTAGQSPVIHLVADLHEVVSWASTRGWKWAFSLSNAGAHYAEFRASVQDISEIDWDAVAATDFRDRAVKEGKQAEFLFYGDFPWSLVSRIGVYSPAVANQARSGIGGAVHQPAISVERGWYF, encoded by the coding sequence GTGAACCCATCCATCTACCACATCACGCATGTGGACAATCTCGCCGCGATAGTAGCGAGCGGAGGTCTCATTTCGGACGCGGCCATGATCCAGCGCGGAGGCCCAACCGCGCCGATCGGAATGCAGGGCATCAAGCAGCGGCGCCTCGGCTTGCCCGTAGCAAGTCATCCGGGCACGTCTGTTGGCGACTACGTGCCGTTCTACTTTTGTCCACGCTCGATTATGCTTTTCGTCATCCACTGCGCCAACCATCCCGAGCTCACCTATACGGCTGGCCAATCACCCGTCATCCACCTGGTAGCCGACCTCCACGAGGTAGTGAGTTGGGCCTCGACTCGGGGGTGGAAATGGGCCTTCAGTCTATCGAACGCAGGGGCCCACTACGCGGAGTTCCGCGCCAGTGTTCAAGATATCTCGGAGATCGACTGGGATGCCGTGGCAGCTACAGACTTTCGCGACCGGGCTGTGAAAGAGGGCAAGCAAGCCGAGTTTCTCTTCTACGGCGACTTCCCATGGTCGCTCGTGTCTCGTATCGGCGTGTATTCACCGGCGGTGGCCAATCAAGCGCGTTCAGGGATCGGTGGAGCAGTCCACCAACCTGCGATCTCGGTGGAGCGAGGTTGGTACTTCTAG
- the pglX gene encoding BREX-2 system adenine-specific DNA-methyltransferase PglX — YFWSFRTLLRSRTVFGKSPEQRGGTWYEHLEHYAERLRTPLSIAFAFVATHNHFVLERGGKVFNRSAPVIKLPPDATEDDHLALLGLLNSSVACFWMKQVFHCKGSQGINEGLKSSLWEQFYEFDATKMKLFPIPREAERIVSYAARLDELARERTTRDVRRVLADSGWSSAVELSTALDRRREDDIADLRRMVALQEELDWLCYAMYGLDDGDDVVPPQSVEQVPPTWLPWCLEFAERDAANRAACARGDEPEEQPSVWFDRHRWESVTALPEPLSVTTCARFESRRERMRKTPALALIETANYKRRWYKPDHKTEENQTLAAWLADQFEAAARERGRPAVAEQLAAALQDDGRVLAVCEVLTGRRDYNLTALVAQMLSAEAVPNHPLHLYKPAGLLKHGVWERMREAQRREDAGEDVTPEVPPSYRSGDFLRTEYWRVRGKLDVPKERFIAFTEVPGRNNVDTLYGWAGWTSLERLKAILAIDEELEDGGVPLADRIALLDSAWRLLPDVAREDGTVAGRLKAELQALAGSDGPSRELLEDWRKRFPPPSSCASRSNRKSRGNSRIRNKRPAPKGREAEQPTQVGAGDDAR, encoded by the coding sequence CCCCCCTGTCCATCGCATTCGCTTTTGTAGCAACCCACAACCATTTCGTCCTCGAACGCGGCGGCAAGGTGTTCAACCGAAGCGCACCGGTCATCAAGCTCCCGCCGGACGCCACCGAGGACGACCACCTCGCGCTGCTCGGCCTGCTCAACTCGTCGGTAGCCTGCTTCTGGATGAAGCAGGTGTTTCATTGCAAGGGAAGCCAAGGCATCAACGAGGGACTGAAGAGCTCGCTGTGGGAGCAGTTCTACGAGTTCGATGCAACGAAGATGAAGCTGTTCCCGATACCGCGCGAGGCCGAACGAATTGTGTCGTACGCCGCTAGGCTCGACGAGCTAGCACGGGAGCGAACCACTCGTGACGTACGTCGAGTCCTGGCCGACAGCGGCTGGTCCAGTGCAGTGGAGCTTAGCACCGCGCTCGACCGCCGCCGGGAAGACGACATCGCCGATCTGCGGCGCATGGTCGCGTTGCAGGAAGAGCTCGACTGGCTGTGCTACGCGATGTACGGCCTCGACGACGGGGACGACGTCGTTCCCCCTCAGTCGGTCGAGCAGGTGCCGCCCACGTGGCTTCCCTGGTGCCTGGAGTTTGCCGAGCGCGATGCGGCGAATCGAGCGGCGTGCGCGCGAGGCGACGAACCGGAAGAGCAGCCCTCTGTCTGGTTCGACCGCCACCGCTGGGAGTCGGTGACCGCGCTACCCGAGCCACTTTCAGTTACGACATGCGCGCGCTTCGAGTCGCGGCGTGAGCGGATGCGGAAGACGCCAGCTCTCGCGTTGATCGAGACGGCCAACTACAAACGTCGCTGGTACAAGCCCGACCACAAGACCGAAGAGAATCAGACGCTCGCCGCTTGGCTCGCTGACCAGTTCGAGGCCGCGGCCCGGGAGCGGGGGCGCCCTGCGGTGGCTGAACAGCTCGCCGCGGCGCTTCAGGATGATGGGCGGGTCCTTGCGGTATGCGAGGTGCTCACAGGCCGCCGTGACTACAATCTGACGGCCCTCGTGGCACAGATGCTGTCCGCGGAGGCGGTTCCAAACCACCCGTTGCACCTCTACAAGCCAGCCGGACTACTTAAGCACGGGGTTTGGGAGCGCATGCGGGAGGCCCAGCGGCGTGAGGATGCAGGAGAAGACGTCACCCCCGAGGTGCCCCCATCCTATCGGAGCGGTGATTTCCTCCGGACGGAGTATTGGCGGGTACGCGGCAAGCTCGATGTCCCCAAGGAGCGTTTCATCGCTTTCACCGAGGTGCCCGGTCGCAACAATGTCGACACGCTGTATGGCTGGGCAGGCTGGACGTCGCTCGAGCGTCTGAAGGCGATCCTCGCCATCGACGAGGAGCTCGAGGACGGCGGCGTGCCCCTGGCCGACCGCATCGCGCTGCTCGACAGCGCCTGGCGTCTTCTTCCCGACGTGGCGCGCGAGGATGGAACCGTTGCAGGCCGGCTCAAGGCGGAGCTGCAGGCGCTCGCCGGCAGCGACGGGCCCAGCAGGGAGTTGCTCGAGGACTGGCGCAAGCGGTTCCCGCCGCCGAGCTCATGCGCGAGCCGCAGCAACCGGAAGAGCCGCGGGAACAGCCGCATACGCAACAAACGACCGGCGCCGAAGGGACGTGAAGCAGAACAGCCCACGCAGGTGGGTGCGGGGGACGATGCGCGGTGA